The Paracoccus sp. MC1862 genome includes a window with the following:
- a CDS encoding phage tail tube protein, protein MARAQGARAQMALAFETVYGTPPASGYRLMPFARTTLGAEQPLLNSELLGYGRDPLAPIKDAVTADGEVVVPIDVEAFGYWLKAAFGAPATTGTTSKTHSFQSGNWTLPSMAIEVAMPEVPRFAMYAGCVLDQLSWQMSRSGLLTATARLIAQGEAIAPTTAAGTPTALGLQRFGHSNGVVKRNGTALGNVVSAEITYANSLDRIETIRNDGKIEGADPGMASLTGRIEVRFADSALVTQAIDGTPCELEFAYSLGANASFTFTAHAVYLPVPRVEIAGPQGIQASFDWQAAKATSPARMCTAVLVNSIASY, encoded by the coding sequence ATGGCACGTGCGCAAGGCGCGCGGGCGCAGATGGCGCTTGCGTTCGAGACAGTTTACGGCACCCCGCCCGCCAGCGGCTACCGGCTGATGCCCTTCGCGCGGACGACGCTGGGCGCGGAGCAGCCGCTCCTGAACTCCGAGCTGCTCGGCTACGGCCGCGATCCGCTCGCACCGATCAAGGACGCGGTGACCGCGGACGGTGAAGTGGTCGTGCCGATCGACGTGGAGGCTTTCGGCTACTGGCTGAAGGCGGCGTTCGGGGCGCCAGCGACCACCGGAACCACGTCGAAGACCCACAGCTTCCAGTCGGGCAACTGGACCCTGCCCTCCATGGCGATCGAGGTCGCCATGCCGGAGGTGCCGCGTTTCGCCATGTACGCGGGCTGCGTGCTGGACCAGCTGTCGTGGCAGATGAGCCGCTCGGGACTGCTGACCGCGACGGCGCGGCTTATCGCGCAGGGCGAGGCGATCGCCCCGACCACGGCTGCGGGCACCCCGACGGCGCTGGGCCTGCAGCGCTTCGGCCATTCCAACGGGGTGGTGAAGCGGAACGGCACCGCTCTGGGCAACGTCGTCTCGGCCGAGATCACCTATGCCAACAGCCTCGACCGGATCGAGACCATCCGCAACGACGGCAAGATCGAGGGCGCCGATCCCGGCATGGCATCGCTCACCGGCCGGATCGAGGTTCGTTTTGCCGACAGTGCGCTGGTCACGCAGGCCATCGACGGCACGCCGTGCGAGCTCGAGTTCGCGTACAGCCTCGGGGCGAACGCGAGTTTCACCTTCACGGCCCATGCCGTCTACCTGCCGGTTCCGCGCGTGGAGATCGCCGGGCCGCAGGGCATCCAGGCGAGCTTCGACTGGCAGGCTGCAAAAGCCACCAGCCCGGCCCGCATGTGCACGGCCGTCCTCGTCAACAGCATCGCGAGTTACTGA
- a CDS encoding type II toxin-antitoxin system VapC family toxin, which yields MVLVDTSAWIEWLIGSPTGEQLAGHLPDQADWLVPTMVQLELAKWLTREVGEDKADQVIAFTQVCQVVPLDTEIALAAADACREHKLATADAIIFATARLRGATLLTCDRHFEGLPGVTLIEKIKN from the coding sequence ATGGTCCTCGTCGACACGTCGGCCTGGATCGAGTGGCTGATCGGCTCGCCGACGGGAGAGCAGCTGGCCGGGCATCTGCCCGATCAGGCGGACTGGCTGGTGCCGACGATGGTGCAGCTGGAACTGGCGAAATGGCTGACCCGCGAGGTCGGAGAGGACAAGGCCGATCAGGTGATCGCCTTCACCCAGGTCTGTCAGGTGGTGCCGCTCGATACCGAGATCGCGCTGGCCGCGGCCGACGCTTGCCGAGAACACAAGCTCGCCACCGCGGACGCCATCATCTTCGCCACGGCGCGGCTGCGCGGGGCGACGCTGCTGACCTGCGACAGGCATTTCGAGGGTCTGCCGGGCGTCACCCTGATCGAGAAGATCAAGAACTGA
- a CDS encoding AbrB/MazE/SpoVT family DNA-binding domain-containing protein, giving the protein MAETATLSSKFQISIPKAIRTAQHWEAGLTFAFFPKGTGVLLVPVPKREELKGLARGASATEYRDRSDRF; this is encoded by the coding sequence ATGGCCGAGACCGCCACCCTGTCCTCGAAGTTCCAGATCTCGATCCCCAAGGCGATCCGCACGGCCCAGCACTGGGAAGCCGGGCTCACCTTCGCCTTCTTCCCCAAAGGCACTGGCGTGCTTCTGGTGCCGGTGCCGAAGCGGGAGGAACTGAAGGGCCTCGCGCGCGGAGCCTCCGCCACCGAGTACCGTGACCGGTCCGATCGGTTCTGA
- a CDS encoding DNA-binding transcriptional regulator: MSDAFTSIEKGLKEALAHARGEGPGTVHEIELPEPDVQAIRSRTGLSQSEFARSIGVKKGTLLNWEQRRRSPEGPARVLLALIDKDPQIVQRTLVR; encoded by the coding sequence ATGAGCGACGCATTCACGAGCATCGAGAAGGGCCTGAAGGAAGCGCTGGCGCATGCCCGCGGCGAAGGGCCCGGCACGGTGCACGAGATCGAACTGCCCGAGCCGGATGTGCAGGCGATCCGTTCGCGCACGGGGCTCTCCCAATCCGAATTCGCCCGCAGCATCGGGGTGAAGAAGGGCACACTCCTGAACTGGGAGCAGCGGCGGCGCAGCCCAGAAGGACCCGCGCGGGTGCTTCTGGCGCTGATCGACAAGGACCCGCAGATCGTCCAGCGCACGCTGGTGCGCTGA
- a CDS encoding type II toxin-antitoxin system RelE/ParE family toxin: protein MAIVTVVETPEFQRRSRSLMSEAERLELIDFVARNPMTGVSIGGGVRKFRFAREGGGKSGGYRVIHFFSPEDDTPIFLITVFAKNEKANLTPAETEAVKQLGAALAASYRRTR, encoded by the coding sequence ATGGCCATCGTGACCGTCGTCGAGACACCGGAATTCCAGCGGCGGTCGCGCAGCCTCATGTCCGAGGCCGAGCGGCTCGAGCTGATCGATTTCGTGGCCCGAAACCCGATGACCGGTGTGTCCATTGGCGGTGGCGTCAGGAAGTTCCGGTTTGCCCGCGAGGGTGGCGGCAAGAGCGGTGGTTACCGGGTGATCCATTTCTTCAGCCCGGAGGACGACACGCCGATCTTCCTGATCACGGTCTTTGCGAAGAACGAGAAGGCGAACCTGACGCCGGCCGAGACGGAAGCGGTGAAGCAGCTGGGCGCGGCCCTGGCCGCAAGCTACAGGAGGACGAGATGA
- a CDS encoding phage tail tape measure C-terminal domain-containing protein, with product MAEKRVSVRLVAEGGRQVRAELEGVGDAGAKGFGRLSREMGLANTRLAGFARRTGLALSAAAAAATASLGLIVRSTAESAAQIRQFAQVANTTPEALQRWSAGARTVGVEQEKLADILKDVNDRVGDFLQTGGGPMADFFENVAPRVGVTADQFARLSGPEALQLYVDTLDRAGLSQQEMTFYLEAMASDATRLLPLLRNGGAEMARLGDQAADLGAVLDGDALEALRRTQVALGTMSLVFDGLRNRIAVAVAPAVEALASAFVALASDGGIPRTAIDAVIGNLRRLATYAASFATFMAGRWVAGMAAAALSVRGLATALVVLRGALIRTGIGALIVGAGELVYQFSRFVERVGGVGEAFRLLGDLAREVWSRMGLSLDAALARMAASWEGLKAAGLSALEGTIAGVVGFGDRTAAVFHGAYDAAVAIWGRLPGAIGDFAFQAANGLISGIEAMLNGVVSRINLFITALNGALALLPDWAVGEGGVKIGTLDPVELGRIGNPFEGAATAAGTAAADAFSAALARTYVEPPDLGLGTMADDARARADAYREAAGMLSDAAGRPLVSWQALKDAVTRTGTEAETALGDAASSAGALTAGLNDTAAAADGAGGAARAAGTAAADSAEPALTGWRAVTAALADYAARAREIGGDIGQALIGAFTSAETAMGDFVKSGKFDFRDLVTSMIADLAKLAARRFILGPIANALSGALGGVSANILHAGGLVGEPSPGRMVPALAFAGTPRMHNGGWAGLRPDEVPAILQRGERVLSRREAAGYGKSAAVPTVNVTINARDAESFRQSRTQVAADVARAVSLGRRGM from the coding sequence ATGGCCGAAAAGCGTGTGTCCGTCCGCCTCGTGGCGGAAGGCGGCCGTCAGGTGCGCGCCGAGCTGGAGGGTGTCGGTGACGCCGGGGCAAAAGGCTTCGGCCGCCTGTCGCGCGAGATGGGACTGGCGAACACCCGGCTGGCCGGTTTCGCACGTCGGACTGGATTGGCACTTTCGGCTGCTGCCGCTGCAGCCACCGCCTCGCTCGGACTGATCGTCCGCTCCACCGCGGAAAGTGCCGCCCAGATCCGGCAGTTCGCGCAGGTCGCCAACACCACGCCCGAGGCGCTGCAGCGCTGGTCGGCCGGCGCCCGCACCGTCGGGGTCGAGCAGGAGAAGCTCGCCGATATCCTGAAGGACGTGAACGACCGGGTCGGAGATTTCCTGCAGACCGGCGGCGGGCCGATGGCCGACTTCTTCGAGAATGTCGCGCCCCGCGTCGGCGTGACGGCAGACCAGTTCGCCCGGCTGTCCGGGCCCGAGGCGCTGCAGCTCTACGTCGACACGCTCGACCGCGCCGGGCTCAGCCAGCAGGAGATGACTTTCTATCTCGAGGCCATGGCATCGGACGCGACGCGGCTGCTGCCGCTGCTGCGCAACGGCGGCGCCGAGATGGCGCGGCTGGGGGACCAGGCTGCCGACCTCGGCGCCGTGCTGGACGGCGACGCGCTGGAGGCGCTGCGGCGCACGCAGGTGGCGCTGGGCACGATGTCACTGGTCTTCGACGGGTTGCGCAACCGCATCGCCGTCGCGGTGGCGCCGGCCGTCGAGGCGCTGGCTTCAGCCTTCGTGGCGCTGGCTTCCGATGGCGGGATCCCGCGGACGGCCATCGATGCGGTGATCGGCAATCTGAGGCGACTGGCGACCTATGCCGCGTCCTTCGCCACCTTCATGGCCGGGCGCTGGGTGGCCGGGATGGCTGCGGCGGCACTCTCTGTCCGCGGCCTCGCCACAGCGTTGGTTGTCCTACGGGGCGCCCTGATCCGCACCGGGATCGGGGCGCTGATCGTCGGCGCGGGCGAGCTGGTCTATCAGTTCTCCCGCTTCGTCGAACGGGTGGGCGGCGTCGGCGAAGCCTTCCGCCTGCTCGGTGATCTGGCCAGGGAAGTCTGGTCGCGCATGGGCCTGTCGCTCGACGCCGCTCTGGCGAGAATGGCCGCAAGCTGGGAGGGTCTGAAGGCGGCGGGGCTTTCGGCCCTCGAGGGAACCATCGCTGGCGTGGTCGGATTCGGCGACCGCACCGCGGCGGTGTTCCACGGCGCCTATGACGCGGCCGTTGCGATCTGGGGCCGGCTTCCCGGTGCCATCGGCGACTTCGCCTTCCAGGCCGCGAACGGGCTGATCAGCGGGATCGAGGCGATGCTGAACGGAGTCGTCAGCCGCATCAATCTCTTCATCACCGCGCTGAACGGAGCGCTGGCGCTTCTGCCCGACTGGGCGGTCGGCGAAGGCGGCGTGAAGATCGGCACCCTCGATCCGGTGGAACTCGGTCGGATCGGAAACCCGTTCGAAGGTGCGGCGACAGCGGCCGGCACTGCGGCAGCCGATGCTTTCTCGGCGGCGCTGGCGCGGACATATGTCGAGCCGCCCGACCTGGGCCTCGGCACCATGGCCGACGATGCCCGGGCCCGGGCGGACGCGTATCGCGAGGCCGCGGGCATGCTCTCCGATGCGGCAGGTCGCCCGCTCGTCAGCTGGCAGGCGCTGAAGGACGCGGTGACCCGGACAGGAACCGAGGCAGAAACGGCCCTCGGGGATGCAGCGTCGTCGGCGGGCGCGCTGACAGCCGGTCTGAATGACACCGCGGCAGCCGCGGATGGCGCCGGGGGTGCGGCGCGGGCCGCCGGGACTGCGGCGGCTGATAGTGCCGAGCCCGCCCTCACCGGTTGGCGCGCGGTCACCGCGGCGCTCGCCGACTATGCCGCCAGGGCCCGCGAGATCGGCGGCGACATCGGTCAGGCACTCATCGGGGCGTTCACCTCGGCCGAAACCGCCATGGGTGACTTCGTAAAGTCGGGCAAGTTCGACTTCCGCGATCTGGTCACCTCAATGATCGCCGATCTGGCGAAGCTGGCCGCGCGCCGCTTCATCCTCGGCCCGATCGCCAATGCGCTCTCCGGCGCGCTGGGCGGCGTGTCCGCGAACATCCTGCACGCCGGCGGCCTCGTCGGCGAGCCGTCGCCCGGCCGGATGGTCCCGGCACTGGCCTTCGCGGGTACCCCGCGCATGCACAACGGCGGCTGGGCCGGACTGCGTCCCGACGAGGTGCCGGCGATCCTGCAGCGCGGCGAGCGGGTGCTCTCGCGGCGCGAAGCTGCAGGGTACGGCAAGTCCGCGGCCGTGCCCACTGTCAACGTCACCATCAACGCCCGCGATGCCGAGAGCTTCCGCCAGTCCCGGACGCAGGTCGCGGCCGACGTCGCCCGTGCCGTGTCGCTCGGGCGCAGAGGAATGTGA
- a CDS encoding DUF2460 domain-containing protein, producing MAFHEVRFPDTISRGARGGPERRTQIVELASGDEERNASWANSRRRYDVAYGIRRADDLAAVVAFFEARNGRLHGFRFKDWADYKSCLPSQPPQPTDQVIGTGDGATTAFHLVKRYTSGGQSWSRGITRPVASSVIIALNGTPQHAGWAVDAAAGGVTFDAPPAAGVTITAGFEFDVPVRFDTDALDVTLDLERLGSITSIPLLEIRR from the coding sequence ATGGCGTTTCACGAGGTCCGGTTCCCCGACACCATCAGCCGCGGCGCGCGCGGCGGCCCGGAACGGCGCACCCAGATCGTTGAGCTGGCCTCCGGCGACGAGGAGCGCAATGCCAGCTGGGCCAACTCGCGCCGCCGCTATGACGTCGCCTACGGCATCCGCCGCGCCGACGATCTGGCGGCGGTCGTCGCCTTCTTCGAGGCGCGGAACGGCCGCCTCCACGGCTTCCGGTTCAAGGACTGGGCCGATTACAAGTCCTGCCTTCCGTCACAGCCGCCGCAGCCGACCGACCAGGTCATCGGCACCGGCGACGGCGCGACGACGGCCTTCCATCTGGTCAAGCGCTATACCTCGGGCGGACAGTCCTGGTCGCGGGGGATCACCCGGCCGGTCGCAAGCAGTGTGATCATCGCCCTGAACGGCACCCCGCAGCATGCAGGCTGGGCGGTGGACGCTGCCGCTGGCGGCGTCACCTTCGACGCACCGCCAGCCGCGGGCGTCACCATCACCGCGGGCTTCGAGTTCGACGTGCCGGTGCGCTTCGACACCGATGCGCTCGACGTCACCCTCGACCTCGAGCGGCTCGGCTCCATCACATCCATTCCGCTGCTGGAGATTCGGCGATGA
- a CDS encoding DUF2163 domain-containing protein — MKSLSPALQAHLDDGTTTLAWCWRITRADGITLGFTDHDRALAFASTSFEPESGFAASEFRSGSDLAVDAQDAAGVLTSDRITETDILDGYWDNAGVELWRVNWSDPSQRVLMRRSAVGQIRRGRMAFVAEVRSLAHVLGLTVGRTFQAGCDAALGDARCGVDLENPAFKGTGAVIDLLRDRAFTASGLGGFIPGWFTFGTLEWTRGANAGRRTEVLGHDVRDGIALLTLLEAPVRPIAEGDVFTIRAGCDKRIETCGARFANTTSFRGFPHIPGQDAILRYASQDGGHEGGVL; from the coding sequence ATGAAATCCCTCTCCCCTGCGCTGCAGGCCCATCTCGACGACGGCACGACGACCCTCGCCTGGTGCTGGCGGATCACCCGGGCAGACGGCATCACGCTGGGCTTCACCGATCATGATCGGGCGCTGGCCTTCGCCAGCACCAGCTTCGAGCCGGAAAGCGGATTTGCCGCCTCGGAATTCCGCTCCGGCTCCGATCTCGCCGTCGATGCGCAGGATGCCGCCGGAGTGCTGACCTCGGACCGGATCACCGAGACCGACATTCTCGACGGGTACTGGGACAATGCCGGCGTGGAGCTCTGGCGGGTGAACTGGTCCGACCCGAGCCAGCGGGTGCTGATGCGCCGCAGCGCAGTCGGCCAGATCCGGCGCGGCCGGATGGCCTTCGTGGCCGAGGTGCGGTCGCTGGCGCATGTGCTCGGCCTGACCGTCGGGCGGACGTTTCAGGCGGGGTGTGACGCGGCGCTGGGCGATGCCCGCTGCGGTGTCGATCTCGAAAATCCCGCCTTCAAGGGCACCGGCGCCGTCATCGATCTCCTGCGCGACCGGGCCTTCACCGCCTCGGGGCTCGGCGGCTTCATCCCCGGCTGGTTCACCTTCGGCACGCTAGAATGGACGCGCGGCGCCAACGCGGGACGGCGCACCGAGGTGCTGGGTCACGACGTCCGGGACGGCATCGCGCTGCTGACGCTGCTGGAAGCACCGGTGCGGCCCATTGCCGAGGGTGACGTCTTCACCATTCGCGCGGGTTGCGACAAGCGCATTGAGACCTGCGGCGCTAGGTTCGCCAACACCACCAGCTTCCGCGGCTTCCCGCATATTCCGGGTCAGGACGCCATCCTCCGCTATGCCAGCCAGGACGGCGGCCATGAAGGGGGCGTGTTGTGA
- a CDS encoding NlpC/P60 family protein: protein MIAADPDDVIAVARSWLGTPYHDQASLRGVGCDCLGLARGIWREVVGPEPFPIPPYSRDWGKAGPREVLAEGARRMMPEIAPSEAGPGALLLFRMAPRAIAKHVGIVTGPDSFIHSYERLGVIEEPLTPVWRRRIAFAFLFPRSNSI, encoded by the coding sequence GTGATCGCAGCTGATCCAGACGACGTCATCGCCGTCGCGCGGTCGTGGCTCGGTACGCCGTATCACGATCAGGCCAGTCTCCGCGGCGTCGGCTGCGACTGCCTCGGGCTGGCCCGCGGCATCTGGCGCGAGGTCGTCGGCCCGGAGCCGTTCCCCATTCCGCCCTACAGCCGCGACTGGGGCAAGGCCGGCCCGCGTGAAGTGCTGGCCGAGGGGGCGCGCCGGATGATGCCGGAGATCGCACCTTCCGAGGCCGGTCCGGGCGCCCTGCTTCTCTTCCGCATGGCGCCCCGTGCCATCGCCAAGCATGTCGGGATCGTCACCGGGCCCGACAGCTTCATCCATTCATACGAGCGGCTCGGCGTGATCGAGGAGCCGCTCACCCCGGTCTGGCGGCGGCGCATCGCCTTCGCCTTCCTGTTCCCGCGCTCCAACAGCATCTGA
- a CDS encoding DUF2793 domain-containing protein, translating to MSDLTTHLLLPYILAAQAQKHVTHNEALRLLDAMIQLSVLDRDLTAPPVSLADGDRHIVASGATGLWAGWDLNVAFRVDGAWMRLVPRPGWLAWIADEQAFVVWNGSVWETVGMPQDLKARVLGLGGATADSYNRLSVNTPAVLLNNDGAGIEATVNKATPANDAALAFKTGFSARALFGLLGSDDFSVKVSPDGSSFIEAIKIDRSSGHVELPQPTILPGLSAAPSPPPAGKAAVYARSRAGAPWIDVMRPSGRDFPLQPHFGVNRIANWSPSTGITINTEGLPITSVGTVSTPGLAATNLATSMRRWRLTSAATVDAAADQRSAGWACWRGNGAGLGGWTFATRFSLTALQATGMGFFGLYGSTAAVATTLTLAAVVNCIGIGFQRGTHANWQVVRNDGTGAPPLTDMGASFAIATGGVLTVFIAAPPNGSSVWVRVVDEVSGAVFEQEITVDLPASTQFLSPRLYLNTGATAGAVAYDCSGLYVETDY from the coding sequence ATGTCCGACCTCACCACCCATCTCCTGCTGCCCTACATACTGGCCGCGCAGGCCCAGAAGCACGTCACCCACAACGAAGCGCTGCGGCTGCTCGACGCCATGATCCAGCTGTCGGTGCTGGACCGGGATCTGACCGCCCCGCCCGTCAGCCTCGCCGATGGGGACCGCCACATCGTGGCCTCGGGGGCGACCGGCCTCTGGGCGGGCTGGGACCTGAATGTCGCCTTTCGGGTCGATGGCGCCTGGATGCGGCTGGTGCCGCGACCGGGATGGCTGGCCTGGATCGCCGACGAACAGGCATTCGTGGTCTGGAACGGCAGCGTCTGGGAGACGGTCGGCATGCCGCAGGATCTCAAGGCCCGGGTCCTCGGCCTCGGCGGCGCCACCGCCGACAGCTACAACCGCCTGTCGGTCAACACGCCGGCGGTGCTGCTCAACAACGACGGCGCGGGGATTGAGGCGACGGTGAACAAGGCGACGCCGGCCAACGATGCCGCCCTCGCCTTCAAGACCGGCTTCTCCGCCCGGGCGCTGTTCGGCCTCCTCGGCAGCGACGATTTCAGCGTGAAGGTCAGCCCGGATGGCAGCAGCTTCATCGAGGCGATCAAGATCGACCGCAGTAGTGGCCACGTGGAGTTGCCGCAGCCCACCATCCTGCCGGGCCTGAGCGCGGCGCCGTCACCGCCGCCAGCGGGGAAGGCGGCCGTTTATGCCCGCAGCCGCGCCGGGGCGCCGTGGATCGACGTCATGCGACCCTCGGGTCGGGATTTCCCGCTGCAGCCGCATTTCGGGGTAAACCGCATCGCCAACTGGTCGCCCTCGACCGGCATCACAATCAACACCGAGGGCCTGCCGATCACCTCAGTCGGCACCGTCTCGACGCCCGGCCTGGCCGCCACAAACCTCGCGACATCCATGCGCCGCTGGCGACTTACTTCTGCCGCCACCGTCGATGCCGCCGCTGACCAGCGATCGGCAGGTTGGGCCTGCTGGCGTGGCAATGGAGCGGGCTTGGGCGGCTGGACTTTCGCCACCCGGTTTTCACTGACGGCGTTGCAGGCAACCGGCATGGGGTTTTTCGGCCTCTACGGATCCACAGCGGCGGTTGCGACGACGCTGACGCTGGCCGCTGTTGTCAACTGCATCGGCATCGGCTTCCAGCGTGGTACCCATGCGAACTGGCAGGTTGTCCGCAACGATGGCACCGGTGCGCCGCCCTTGACCGACATGGGCGCATCCTTCGCCATTGCCACCGGCGGCGTGCTGACCGTCTTCATCGCTGCCCCGCCCAACGGATCCTCGGTCTGGGTTCGGGTGGTCGACGAGGTCTCAGGCGCGGTCTTCGAGCAGGAGATCACCGTCGATCTGCCCGCCAGCACCCAGTTCCTGTCGCCTCGCCTCTATCTCAACACCGGCGCCACCGCCGGCGCCGTCGCCTACGACTGCTCCGGCCTCTACGTCGAAACCGACTATTGA
- a CDS encoding D-Ala-D-Ala carboxypeptidase family metallohydrolase — protein sequence MPTTTYARFRDVPETAWRWPSFSPAEIACRGTGAIRINSEAMDRLQSLRNRLGKPLIVRSGYRSPSHNRAVGGAPASKHMQGTAFDIAMANHDPVAFEAAARAVGFLGFGTYPRSGFMHIDLGPARSWGEPFPARPVPFAPEVPPTREILADSRTLKGGGAAGLATAGAAGVEVAQEVLVETQSAIVPLVPYLDTLRWVFIAVALIGIAVTIHARLDDWKRGQR from the coding sequence ATGCCGACCACGACTTATGCCCGTTTCCGCGACGTGCCCGAAACCGCCTGGCGCTGGCCCAGCTTCTCGCCCGCCGAGATCGCCTGCCGCGGCACCGGCGCGATCAGGATCAATTCCGAGGCGATGGACAGGCTGCAGTCCTTGCGCAATCGCCTCGGCAAGCCGCTGATCGTGCGCTCGGGTTATCGTAGTCCCAGCCACAACCGCGCAGTCGGCGGGGCCCCGGCCTCAAAGCACATGCAGGGCACGGCCTTCGACATCGCGATGGCAAACCACGATCCGGTGGCTTTCGAAGCAGCGGCGCGCGCCGTTGGCTTCCTCGGCTTCGGCACCTATCCCCGCTCGGGCTTCATGCACATCGACCTCGGCCCTGCCCGCAGCTGGGGCGAGCCGTTCCCGGCGCGCCCCGTGCCCTTCGCGCCAGAGGTGCCGCCCACCCGCGAAATTCTGGCCGACAGCCGCACTCTGAAAGGTGGCGGGGCGGCCGGGCTGGCCACCGCCGGTGCCGCCGGTGTTGAGGTCGCGCAAGAGGTCCTGGTCGAAACCCAATCCGCCATCGTCCCGCTGGTGCCTTACCTCGACACCCTGCGGTGGGTTTTCATCGCCGTGGCGCTGATCGGCATCGCCGTCACCATCCACGCGCGGCTCGATGACTGGAAACGGGGCCAGCGGTGA
- a CDS encoding DUF262 domain-containing protein, with protein MVIQRIQSEDCSVASLFQSFYAVPDYQREYVWDTDQVEQLLKDVREEMGDGAAQDAPEYFIGSIVVCPGRDGVLDLIDGQQRMTTLYITLCALRDRLAELGAPPSSVLNAQIADAAVDVSGEERRRYRLDLQYEDSGDALTRLADGNAIDQAWTQSMRNMQNAHHVVTRFLISEFGQDVAAVRKFYGYLTNKVKLIRIQTEDVAKALKIFETINDRGVGLNSMDLLKNLLFMKTPKGEFDRLKDTWKELQDTIFRMGEKPLRFLRYFIFSRYDVELLREDEIYGWFSKNDGLVGYGRDPIGFAKELVAAARAYECFREGKNEKGDRNRFLDNIRLLGGQAARQHLILLLAGRHLGPALFDRLAAEVENLFFCYVITREPTRDFERNFAKWATELRAIKSEEELDAFIVARFDKAKADLSNRFDDAVGRLALRSLQLYRFQYVLAKLTQQVDLLAYGETEGTRWLTNYVSGGYEVEHIFPQIPSAEAAAEFGPISDPEVVQRLGNLVLVEKSINTSLGNRPYSKKRPVYQQSKLLLTRALSERPKVGANTRIDKAAASIVPYASWNEASLHERQRSLVTLSRAVWGLSEQAGPTA; from the coding sequence ATGGTTATTCAAAGAATTCAGAGCGAAGACTGCTCGGTCGCCAGCCTCTTTCAGTCCTTCTACGCCGTCCCTGACTATCAGCGCGAGTATGTCTGGGATACGGACCAGGTCGAACAGCTTCTGAAAGACGTTCGCGAAGAGATGGGCGATGGTGCCGCTCAGGATGCACCGGAATACTTCATCGGTAGCATCGTTGTCTGCCCGGGCCGAGACGGCGTGCTCGACCTAATCGACGGCCAGCAGCGCATGACGACCCTCTACATCACACTTTGCGCGCTCCGCGACCGGCTGGCAGAACTTGGTGCGCCACCTTCGTCCGTGTTGAACGCCCAGATTGCCGATGCGGCGGTAGACGTTTCGGGCGAAGAACGTCGGCGATACCGGCTGGACCTGCAGTACGAAGACAGTGGCGACGCGCTGACACGCCTTGCCGATGGAAACGCCATCGACCAGGCTTGGACCCAGTCGATGCGAAATATGCAGAACGCCCATCATGTTGTTACCCGGTTCCTCATCTCGGAATTCGGCCAGGACGTCGCAGCGGTTCGCAAGTTCTACGGCTATCTCACCAACAAGGTGAAATTGATCCGCATCCAAACCGAGGACGTGGCGAAAGCGTTGAAGATATTCGAGACGATCAACGACCGCGGTGTCGGCCTGAACTCGATGGACCTGCTGAAGAACCTCCTGTTCATGAAGACGCCCAAGGGCGAGTTCGACCGGCTCAAGGACACTTGGAAAGAGTTGCAGGACACGATCTTCCGCATGGGCGAAAAACCCCTGCGCTTTCTGCGCTACTTCATCTTTAGCCGCTACGACGTCGAACTTCTGCGCGAAGACGAGATCTATGGCTGGTTCTCGAAGAACGACGGACTGGTCGGTTACGGTCGCGATCCCATCGGCTTCGCCAAGGAGCTCGTCGCGGCGGCTCGGGCCTACGAGTGCTTCCGTGAAGGCAAGAACGAGAAGGGTGATCGCAACCGGTTCCTCGACAACATTCGGCTACTCGGGGGCCAGGCAGCGCGGCAGCATCTGATCCTGCTGCTGGCGGGGCGCCATCTTGGTCCAGCACTGTTCGACCGGCTGGCGGCCGAGGTCGAGAACCTCTTCTTCTGTTACGTCATCACGCGTGAGCCGACGCGTGACTTCGAGCGCAACTTTGCGAAATGGGCGACGGAGCTTCGGGCCATCAAGAGCGAGGAAGAACTGGACGCCTTTATCGTGGCTCGGTTCGACAAGGCGAAAGCGGACCTTTCGAACCGATTCGATGACGCGGTGGGGCGTCTCGCGCTCCGCAGCCTGCAGCTCTACCGCTTCCAGTACGTCCTCGCCAAGCTGACCCAGCAGGTTGACTTGTTGGCCTATGGCGAAACCGAGGGCACGAGGTGGCTCACCAATTATGTCAGCGGCGGGTATGAGGTCGAACATATCTTCCCGCAGATCCCGAGTGCCGAAGCTGCCGCAGAGTTCGGACCGATCAGCGACCCGGAGGTTGTACAGAGATTGGGCAACCTCGTCCTCGTCGAGAAATCTATCAACACCTCTCTCGGCAATCGGCCCTACAGCAAGAAGCGGCCAGTGTATCAGCAGTCCAAGCTGCTGTTGACGCGGGCGTTGAGCGAACGGCCAAAGGTGGGCGCAAATACCCGCATCGACAAGGCTGCCGCTTCCATCGTGCCTTACGCCTCTTGGAACGAGGCATCCCTGCATGAACGGCAGCGTTCCCTTGTGACGCTTTCCAGAGCCGTCTGGGGCCTTTCGGAGCAGGCCGGCCCAACCGCCTGA